The proteins below come from a single Kiloniellales bacterium genomic window:
- a CDS encoding sarcosine oxidase subunit alpha family protein, which produces MTGSARLASGGRIDRGAPISFRFDGKRYSGFAGDTLASALLANGVGLFGRSFKYHRPRGVFSAGVEEPSALVTLREGARREPNLPATAVELYEGLEAESQNRWPSLAFDAMAVNGLFTPFFSAGFYYKTFMGPTRKSWMLFEPFIRRAAGLGTATKEPDPDHYEKAHAFCDVLVVGAGPAGLAAALTAGRAGLRVLLVEQQAEPGGALLSNPAAAPWLAEALAQLDGLANVRVMARTTAFGYYDGNTLGLIQRVSDHLAAPADHQPRQRYWVARAREVVLATGAIERPLVFANNDLPGIMLASAARSYVNRYGVLPGRDAVVFTNNDGAYPAALDLKAAGAKVTLVDSRAEVAADLRARAEGQGIELLLGHVVASAGKGSRLKYADLAPLGADGAAGTAQRRPCDLLCVSGGWQPTVHLHSQSRVSLDFDETIAAFVPGQLRPGQHSVGACQGVFDLAGCVAAGVAAGREAAGALGATASIPDLPAPEVDEPGVGRLMPLWRVPKAAGAKGGKAFLDLQNDVSASDIDLAHLEGYVSVEHMKRYTTLGMATDQGKTSNVNALAIMAERRQATIPQVGTTTFRPPFTGIACGALVGTAVDDHIHPLRLSPMQDWHRENGAVDVQAGPWIRPWYYPKPGEDLDAAYRREAAAVRETVGLVDVSSLGKIDVQGPDAAEFLNRVYVNGWKALAVGKARYGLMLREDGIVMDDGTTSRIAEHHYFMTTTTANAGRVMAHLEFLLQTAWPDLKVQVTSVTDQWAGMAVAGPNSRALLADAVSDIDLGNEALPFMGVAEGHVGDIPVRIFRISFSGELAYEVFTPAGYGTALWERLHEAGQNHGLVLYGLEALGALRVEKGHVAGPELDGRTTIGDLGLGRMASTKKPFIGSVLMHREGLKREDRPTLVGLIPEDGAARLRAGAILHESGKTPEGHGLGHVTSVTFSPALGHYVALGLLAGGMAREGEVVQAVYAVKDQSVAVKVASPHFVDPEGKRVYA; this is translated from the coding sequence ATGACAGGCTCCGCGCGCCTGGCGAGCGGCGGCCGGATCGATCGCGGCGCGCCGATCTCGTTCCGCTTCGACGGCAAGCGCTACAGCGGCTTCGCCGGCGACACGCTGGCCTCCGCGCTTCTTGCCAACGGCGTCGGCCTGTTCGGCCGCAGCTTCAAGTACCACCGGCCGCGCGGTGTCTTCTCCGCCGGGGTGGAGGAGCCGAGCGCCCTGGTCACCCTGCGCGAGGGGGCGCGGCGCGAACCGAACCTCCCGGCCACCGCGGTCGAGCTCTACGAAGGACTGGAGGCGGAGAGCCAGAACCGCTGGCCCTCGCTCGCGTTCGACGCCATGGCGGTCAACGGCCTGTTCACCCCGTTCTTCTCGGCAGGCTTTTACTACAAGACCTTCATGGGCCCGACCCGCAAGTCATGGATGCTCTTCGAGCCCTTCATTCGGCGGGCGGCCGGGCTCGGCACGGCGACCAAGGAGCCCGACCCCGACCACTACGAGAAGGCGCACGCCTTCTGCGACGTGCTGGTCGTCGGCGCCGGCCCCGCCGGCCTCGCGGCGGCCCTGACCGCCGGCCGGGCGGGCCTGCGCGTGCTGCTGGTGGAGCAGCAGGCGGAGCCCGGCGGCGCGCTGCTCTCGAACCCGGCGGCAGCGCCCTGGCTGGCCGAGGCGCTGGCACAGCTGGACGGCCTGGCCAACGTCCGGGTGATGGCGCGGACCACGGCCTTCGGCTACTACGACGGCAACACGCTGGGCCTGATCCAGCGGGTCTCGGACCACCTGGCGGCGCCGGCGGATCACCAGCCGCGTCAGCGCTACTGGGTCGCGCGGGCCCGCGAGGTCGTGCTGGCCACCGGCGCCATCGAGCGGCCCCTGGTGTTCGCGAACAACGATCTGCCGGGGATCATGCTGGCCTCGGCCGCCCGCAGCTACGTCAACCGCTATGGCGTGCTGCCTGGCCGCGACGCCGTGGTGTTCACCAACAACGACGGCGCCTACCCGGCGGCCCTGGATCTCAAGGCCGCCGGCGCCAAGGTCACTTTGGTGGACAGCCGGGCCGAGGTCGCGGCCGACCTGCGCGCCCGGGCCGAGGGGCAGGGGATCGAGCTCCTGCTCGGCCACGTGGTGGCCTCGGCCGGCAAAGGCTCCCGCTTGAAGTACGCCGACCTCGCGCCGCTCGGGGCCGACGGCGCCGCCGGGACGGCGCAGCGCCGGCCCTGCGACCTGCTCTGCGTCTCCGGCGGCTGGCAGCCGACCGTTCACTTGCACAGCCAGTCCAGGGTGTCGCTCGACTTCGACGAGACCATCGCGGCCTTCGTGCCGGGCCAGCTGCGGCCAGGCCAGCACAGCGTTGGGGCTTGCCAGGGCGTCTTCGATCTGGCCGGCTGCGTCGCCGCCGGGGTGGCCGCCGGGCGCGAAGCCGCCGGGGCTTTGGGCGCCACGGCCTCCATACCGGACCTGCCGGCGCCCGAGGTCGACGAGCCGGGCGTCGGGCGGCTCATGCCGCTCTGGCGCGTGCCCAAGGCGGCGGGCGCGAAGGGGGGCAAGGCCTTCCTCGACCTGCAGAACGACGTCTCGGCGAGCGACATCGACCTCGCCCACCTGGAGGGCTACGTCTCGGTCGAGCACATGAAGCGCTATACCACGCTCGGCATGGCGACCGACCAGGGCAAGACCTCCAACGTCAACGCGCTGGCGATCATGGCCGAGCGGCGCCAGGCGACGATCCCCCAGGTCGGCACCACGACCTTCCGGCCGCCCTTTACCGGGATCGCCTGCGGCGCCCTGGTCGGCACGGCGGTCGACGACCACATCCATCCGCTGCGCCTCTCGCCGATGCAGGACTGGCACCGCGAGAACGGCGCGGTCGACGTCCAGGCCGGGCCCTGGATCCGGCCCTGGTACTACCCGAAGCCGGGCGAGGACCTGGACGCGGCCTACCGCCGCGAGGCGGCCGCCGTTCGCGAGACCGTGGGCCTCGTCGACGTCTCCAGCCTGGGCAAGATCGACGTCCAGGGGCCCGACGCCGCGGAGTTCCTCAACCGGGTCTACGTCAACGGCTGGAAGGCGCTGGCGGTCGGCAAGGCGCGCTACGGGCTCATGCTGCGCGAGGACGGCATCGTGATGGATGACGGCACGACGTCGCGGATCGCCGAGCACCACTATTTCATGACCACGACCACGGCCAACGCCGGGCGGGTCATGGCCCATCTCGAGTTTCTGCTGCAGACCGCCTGGCCCGATCTCAAGGTGCAGGTCACCTCGGTGACCGACCAGTGGGCCGGCATGGCCGTGGCCGGGCCGAACAGCCGGGCGCTCCTGGCCGACGCGGTCTCCGATATCGACCTCGGCAACGAGGCCTTGCCCTTCATGGGCGTCGCCGAGGGCCACGTCGGCGACATCCCGGTGCGGATCTTCAGGATCAGCTTCTCCGGCGAGCTGGCCTACGAGGTCTTCACGCCGGCGGGCTACGGCACGGCGCTTTGGGAACGCCTTCACGAAGCCGGCCAAAACCACGGCCTGGTGCTCTACGGCCTCGAGGCCCTGGGGGCGCTCAGGGTCGAGAAGGGCCACGTGGCCGGGCCCGAGCTGGACGGCCGCACGACGATCGGCGACCTCGGCCTGGGACGCATGGCCAGCACCAAGAAGCCCTTCATCGGCAGCGTCCTGATGCACCGCGAGGGCCTGAAGCGCGAGGACCGCCCGACCCTGGTCGGCCTGATCCCGGAGGACGGCGCGGCGCGTCTGCGCGCCGGCGCCATTCTCCACGAATCGGGCAAGACGCCCGAGGGTCACGGTCTCGGCCACGTCACCTCGGTCACCTTCAGCCCGGCGCTCGGCCACTACGTCGCCCTCGGCCTGCTCGCGGGCGGCATGGCGCGGGAAGGGGAGGTGGTCCAGGCGGTCTACGCGGTCAAGGACCAGAGCGTCGCCGTCAAGGTCGCCTCGCCCCATTTCGTCGATCCGGAAGGAAAGCGCGTCTATGCC